A window from Neodiprion fabricii isolate iyNeoFabr1 chromosome 2, iyNeoFabr1.1, whole genome shotgun sequence encodes these proteins:
- the LOC124175590 gene encoding uncharacterized protein K02A2.6-like translates to MLSRLPSPEMAEEEEDIEFANALMIENSNRNPVNPEEIAVETSQDTVLKKIKNWVIKGWPRCLVWGNRVIIPKKLQHSVLNLLHGNHPGIVGTKVAARAFAWWPRIDQEIESLVKNCEECMEIQHAPKKTPTDNWTARQIPWNRIHLDFAGPFEGQLFLVMVDAYTKWVEVRRVPSRHSRLVIKELRQVFATFGVPDTIVSDNDAAFSSLEIQEFYKRNRMKSLFIASYNPQANGQAERTVQSARNSLRKLKDGDWETRLSIFLLKQHSTPVTTTGKTPAELMFGRNLQTLLNKIKPGNQEEENELPRKSRNIRGLELGMRVRMRNYSAAGPKWVIATIIKKLGKRNCEVKEENVGIIHKRDIDQLVALPQPLQKDTPGCSRNRLLDLATYQPTEEEGDDNPVDEQEQTADEETQDEASARRKRPKRKCVGGSKNRYRESLLDASIVDGVTSQTH, encoded by the exons ATGCTTTCGCGATTACCGTCACCGGAAATGGccgaagaagaggaagacaTCGAGTTTGCGAACGCTCTCATGATAGAAAACTCGAATCGCAATCCTGTAAATCCCGAAGAAATCGCGGTAGAGACGAGTCAGGATACCGtcttgaagaaaataaaaaattgggtCATAAAAGGATGGCCAC GCTGTTTGGTATGGGGAAATCGTGTAATCATACCGAAGAAGTTGCAGCACAGCGTCCTAAACTTATTACATGGCAACCATCCGGGGATTGTGGGGACAAAAGTCGCTGCAAGAGCATTCGCCTGGTGGCCAAGAATCGATCAAGAAATCGAGTCGCTGGTGAAAAACTGTGAAGAATGTATGGAGATACAACACGCGCCGAAGAAAACTCCGACAGATAATTGGACGGCTCGTCAGATTCCATGGAACCGCATACACTTGGACTTCGCGGGACCATTCGAAGGTCAGTTGTTTTTGGTGATGGTCGACGCCTACACAAAATGGGTAGAGGTGAGAAGAGTTCCCTCGAGACACTCACGACTAGTCATCAAGGAACTACGACAAGTCTTCGCGACATTTGGGGTTCCGGACACTATCGTATCAGATAACGATGCGGCATTCTCGTCGTTAGAAATCCAAGAGTTTTATAAAAGAAACAGAATGAaaagcttattcatagcttcGTATAATCCACAGGCGAACGGCCAAGCAGAAAGGACAGTTCAATCGGCAAGAAATTCACTTAGAAAGCTGAAAGATGGTGACTGGGAGACCAGGctatcgatatttttgttgaaacaacACTCCACGCCGGTAACGACGACGGGCAAAACACCCGCTGAACTAATGTTTGGCCGAAATCTGCAAACACTCcttaacaaaataaaacctggaaatcaagaagaagaaaatgaattacCTAGAAAATCTAGGAACATTCGGGGTCTGGAACTTGGAATGAGAGTCCGCATGAGAAATTACAGTGCGGCAGGTCCAAAATGGGTAATAGCTACTATTATAAAGAAacttggaaaaagaaattgtgaagtaaaagaagaaaatgtgGGCATTATCCACAAAAGAGACATCGATCAGCTGGTAGCACTCCCGCAGCCTCTCCAGAAAGACACACCAGGCTGCAGTCGGAATAGGTTGCTTGATTTGGCGACTTATCAACCTACCGAGGAGGAAGGGGATGATAACCCCGTTGATGAACAGGAGCAAACCGCTGATGAAGAAACACAGGATGAAGCGTCTGCTAGGCGCAAACGTCCTAAAAGAAAATGTGTGGGAGGCAGTAAAAACCGGTACCGCGAAAGTCTATTAGACGCAAGCATCGTTGACGGTGTGACGTCCCAGACGCactaa